From the uncultured Methanomethylovorans sp. genome, the window TATATAACCCCCATCTTTCAGAAACTGTTTCCAGTAGCTAAGTCCTTTTTCAAAACCAATGACAAAGATAGAACCCTCTGACCAGATAATATCGAATTCTCCTGCTTCAAAAGGCAGGTCATCCATGGAAGCACAAACCGTGGTAATCCTGTCATCAAATCCTTCTTTAACTGCATTTTCCATCAGTTTATCCAGAAAAGGCTGGTAAATGTCAGTTGCAGTGATGTGACAGTCGCTGCATATCTTCGCAAGATGTATTGTCTGTATACCAACACCGCAACCAATGTCAAGGATCTTAGTGCCTGCAGGAAGGGAAGAAAGCAAATTAAAGGCTTTTTCAGTACACTTGTTATTACCTGGACCCTGTCTGGGCAATCCATCAAATATCTCAAAAATTGGTGATTCTGCCATAAAATCCTCACATAGATAATTGCTTAAATCTTTTGTGGTATCACGATAACGATTGTGTTTCCATCAATGTGTTTCTTAAGATTCTTCAAGCTCTCTAACTTGATTCTGATTTATTCTTCTGATTTCATCTCTCACACTTCCTTTATTGTGGGGTTTTGGAAATGATGAATTATCAGCAATTTAGGTTTTGTATTTTATCTATTAAAGATTCTTGAAAGACTTAAGGGTACAAAAAAATACAGTTACCTATTACCGGCTCTGTAGAATACCTATTAAAATCAATATCTATAGCCAGAAAGAGTTGTTTTCTAACGATACCTAGAGAAACATTTGAGAAAAATCTCAATTCTGTTTCTTGCTTGAATATCGAGGATTTCTACAGAGCCCTGTCGAAATCCGCGAGGATATGTTGTCTTTAAATATAATTATAGCAGATGTGTACAATAGTCTTACATGTATCGTAGATGATGGGGCTTGATCTTAAAACGTACCTACTTCGAGTTTTTGTTCCCGGTGTAGTATGGCTTTGATGGAGCTTGTAGAGAAAGAGCCGGAGATTGCGAAGATATTGAGGAAGAGTAGGTGAGGAAATGCCCAAATTATTTTTTTGCTTATTCAGACCACTTCATAAGATAAAAAACATTTTAGTGCTCAATGTTCTTCATTATTTGTGAAAAGAATCTATTTCGCAAATATCTCTTAGATTAATTTTCAGATGTTCTGATTTCAATTTTTGATAAATTATTTTGGATATGAGGATATTTGTTCAACTGAGTCTGATTTCATTAAATGAGTTGTTCAATTTACCGACTCATTGTGAAAATATATTGAGAAATAAAATAAATGTAGTATATTTACTCTAATATACTTTCTAAATAACTTTATATTTAAAGAAGTGTGTATTACGCAATCACTTAAAATTAAACGATTAAGATAGTCCGCCATTACTAGCCTAAAGTTAAACGAGTATGACTCTCTTTGTCAATCGTTATATTGCAATTTCTAATTGCTTGGGTTATGGGTGGGAGGAAAAATGAGAAAAAATAAGATATTAATAGCTGTGCTTTTGTATGTGGCCATTTTGGCCTTTGTACCGACGATTAGTGCTGCTGGTTATCCAGTACCTGTGCAGTTCTTCTACGTACCAATCCCTGAAGATCAGCATCTACTAGCACTTAAAACAATTGAATCAGGAGGATCTGGTACTGATCCTGGTGAACCCATGCAAAGCTACATTTCGATATCAGCAATCGCTGATAACACCATCATCTATTACGATCAATATGAGAATGGCTTTGAATCTGATGTTGGTAATCCAATCAACATATACACTTCTGCTAACACAGGCGGCACACAGATTTGGGGTGATGGTAACACATCTAACGGAGTCCCTCCGGGAGTGCCAAGTGATATAATCAAAGCAGGTACAGTAATAGTCTTAAATAATCCTGTTACTACTACCGACTCATCAACTGTCATCAAATATGGTGGTAGAGATAAGATCGCATCAACTAAGACCATTTCTGTGGTCCGTGCCGGTTGGTCTACAGGACCTAATACTTTAATGGCTGATGCTAATGAAGTATTTGACACTGATAGCTGGGGTACAGATTTTCGTGTTCCTGTAGGTGAAGACATTCCTGATACTACTGATTATCAAATGTTCGAGTATACAGGAATGACTATAATGGCTGGTCATGGAGGAGCAACTGTTAACATAGATGCAGATAACAGTGGAAGTTATGAGACTACAAAATCCCTGACAGAAGGAGAGAGTTATCTTGTTAACGGTGGGGTAAAGGTAGGTGCTCATATTTCCTCCGATAACCCAGTGCAAATAGATCTCATTACTGGTGATAAAGCTTCAAACTATGAAAGTCGTTTTTTCCGTTTATTACCTACTAATTTGTGGTCTAGTAGCTCCTATACTCCGGTTTCCACACCTGCTACTGTTGGTAGCCTTACTTGCGGTACAACGGTATGGATTTATAATCCATCTAGTAGCGCCCTTACAGTGCAATATGAAAGACGAACTGCAAGCGGTTTGACAACCAGTTCACTATCTGTTCCAGCAAATGGTTATCTCAAACAAGTTCTTACTGATGGATATGGAGCGCACTTCTATACAACAGGTAATAAATTCTATGCATTATCCACTACTGACTCTACAAGTAGCACCTTTAGTAATAATCAAGCATGGGATTGGGGTTTTACTCTTGTTCCTGAAAATTCTCTCACATCACAATTACTCATTGGTCTTGGCATTGGCCGGGATCCTACTTCCGGTACTAACCCTAACGAAAACGGAAACCCTGTCTGGGTGACTCCTATTGGCAATGGCGATAATGCAGTTACAATTTACGTTGATTATGATGCAGACCCGACTACAGGCTCATTAACAGACCCGAATGGTAATAAGTATGACAAGTCATATAGTTTATTAGAATGTGAGCGTGCTAAGGTATACAAACCTTCAGGTGATCAGACAGGGATGCTGCTCTACACATTGGATGGGACAAAACTAGCGGGTGCTTGGGGACAGGATCCATCAGCTGCTAGTGCTGCAGCTCCAGGTCTTGATTTAGGAACGGGAGTTCCACCTACGCCCCTGTTTGATGCAGGTAAAACTGCCACTTTATCTGAGGATAGAGATAACGATGGATATGTTAGCCCCGGAGATGTGATTCTATATACTATCGTAATTAACAATATAGCTCGTCTCCCAGTATCAGATATCCTGTTGCAGGATTCATTGCCAGTTGATGTAAGCTACGTTGCAGATAGTATTACCCTATACAAGTCCTTTACTGGAACAACAACACCTATTACTGACAGTGGTTCGACAGCGTTTCCTTTGGATGAAGGCGGGATTGTTTTGGATAGTAATACTGCACTTCCTGTCCGTCAATCATATACAGTAACATTTAAAGTAACCATCAAAAATTTTGTTAATCTTACTCCAGGTGTGGCCCAGATAGTGAATACAGGATATGCATCTTCTGATGGAGTTAAAACACCTTTTGAAACTAGAACCCCTCTCTATGGTTCTATTGGTGATTTTGTCTGGGCAGACATTGATGGTGATGGAATACAAGATGTATATGAGCTTGGTGTTACAAATGTGACAGTAAATCTGCTGGATGGTAGTGGTAACCCAGTTTTCGATGTATACGGAAACACAATGACTACCTTAACAAATGCTACAGGTTTCTATAAGTTCGTAGGCTTGCTGCCTGGTAACTACAGTGTTCAGTTCATAAAACCCATTGGCTATAATTTCTCTCTTCAGGATCAAGGTACAAATGATACATTAGACAGTGATGCTGACCCTGCCACAGGTAGAACAAATGCAATAACCCTATCTGCGGGAGAGACTAATAATATGATGGATGCGGGTCTTTTCAACTCTATTCCAAAAATAGATCTCGAGAAATATACCAATGGTGAAGATGCAGATAATGCACCTGGACCTTATGTTGGAATAGGTTCTACAGTTACATGGACTTACAATGTTACTAACACAGGCAATGTGAATCTGACAAGTGTTGTTGTAAGTGACAACATGGGTGTCATTCCAACTTATGTTAGTGGTGATAACGGTAACAGCATCCTTGAAGTTGGAGAATCATGGATATACAATGCAACAGGAGTAGCAACTGCTGGTCAGTATGCCAATATCGGTAATGTTACTGCGGATTACAAGGGTACTCCAGTAACTGATGAAGATCCAAGTCATTACTTCGGTTCAAGTACAGCTATTGATATCGAGAAGTATACCAATGGTGAAGATGCAGATAATGCACCTGGACCTTATGTTGGAATAGGTTCTACAGTTACATGGACTTACAATGTTACTAACACAGGCAATGTAAATCTGACAAGTGTTGTTGTAAGTGACAACATGGGTGTCATTCCAACTTATGTTAGTGGTGATAACGGTAACAGCATCCTTGAAGTTGGAGAATCATGGATATACAATGCAACAGGAGTAGCAACTGCTGGTCAGTATGCTAACATCGGTAATGTTACTGCAGATTACAAGGGTACTCCGGTAACCGATGAAGATCCAAGCCATTACTTCGGTTCAAGTACAGCTATTGATATCGAGAAGTATACCAATGGTGAAGATGCAGATAATGCACCTGGACCTTATGTTGGAATAGGTTCTACAGTTACATGGACTTACAATGTTACTAACACAGGCAATGTAAATCTGACAAGTGTTGTTGTAAGTGACAACATGGGTGTCATTCCAACATTATGTCCAGTGGTGCATAACGGTAACAGCATCCTTGACCAGTTGGTAGACTTCATGGATATACAATGCAACAGGAGTAGCAACTGCGAAGTAATGCTAACTTGGATCTTCATCGGTTACAAGGAGTACCCTTGTAATCTGCAGTAACATTACCGATGTTAGCATACTGACCAGCAGTTGCTACTCCTGTTGCATTGTATATCCATGATTCTCCAACTTCAAGGATGCTGTTACCGTTATCACCACTAACATAAGTTGGAATGACACCCATGTTGTCACTTACAACAACACTTGTCAGATTTACATTGCCTGTGTTAGTAACATTGTAAGTCCATGTAACTGTAGAACCTATTCCAACATAAGGTCCAGGTGCATTATCTGCATCTTCACCATTGGTATACTTCTCGATATCAATAGCTGTACTTGAACCGAAGTAATGGCTTGGATCTTCATCGGTTACCGGAGTACCCTTGTAATCTGCAGTAACATTACCGATGTTAGCATACTGACCAGCAGTTGCTACTCCTGTTGCATTGTATATCCATGATTCTCCAACTTCAAGGATGCTGTTACCGTTATCACCACTAACATAAGTTGGAATGACACCCATGTTGTCACTTACAACAACACTTGTCAGATTCACATTGCCTGTGTTAGTAACATTGTAAGTCCATGTAACTGTAGAACCTATTCCAACATAAGGTCCAGGTGCATTATCTGCATCTTCACCATTGGTATACTTCTCGATATCAATAGCTGTACTTGAACCGAAGTAATGGCTTGGATCTTCATCGGTTACCGGAGTACCCTTGTAATCTGCAGTAACATTACCGATGTTAGCATACTGACCAGCAGTTGCTACTCCTGTTGCATTGTATATCCATGATTCTCCAACTTCAAGGATGCTGTTACCGTTATCACCACTAACATAAGTTGGAATGACACCCATGTTGTCACTTACAACAACACTTGTCAGATTCACATTACCTGTGTTAGTAACATTGTAAGTCCATGTAACTGTAGAACCTATTCCAACATAAGGTCCAGGTGCATTATCTGCATCTTCACCATTGGTATACTTCTCGATATCAATAGCTGTACTTGAACCGAAGTAATGGCTTGGATCTTCATCGGTTACCGGAGTACCCTTGTAATCTGCAGTAACATTACCGATGTTAGCATACTGACCAGCAGTTGCTACTCCTGTTGCATTGTATATCCATGATTCTCCAACTTCAAGGATGCTGTTACCGTTATCACCACTAACATAAGTTGGAATGACACCCATGTTGTCACTTACAACAACACTTGTCAGATTCACATTACCTGTGTTAGTAACATTGTAAGTCCATGTAACTGTAGAACCTATTCCAACATAAGGTCCAGGTGCATTATCTGCATCTTCACCATTGGTATACTTCTCGATATCAATAGCTGTACTTGAACCGAAGTAATGGCTTGGATCTTCATCGGTTACCGGAGTACCCTTGTAATCTGCAGTAACATTACCGATGTTAGCATACTGACCAGCAGTTGCTACTCCTGTTGCATTGTATATCCATGAT encodes:
- a CDS encoding class I SAM-dependent methyltransferase, which gives rise to MAESPIFEIFDGLPRQGPGNNKCTEKAFNLLSSLPAGTKILDIGCGVGIQTIHLAKICSDCHITATDIYQPFLDKLMENAVKEGFDDRITTVCASMDDLPFEAGEFDIIWSEGSIFVIGFEKGLSYWKQFLKDGGYIALTESTWFTDEPSLEVLQFWQGCYPDIKSIPDTEKVIMAVGYDIIDRFKLPASIWYDFYSHLEKRVDDISDNYKGNTDAETILSFNRKEIKIFREYPDEYGYTFFILQKNTNK
- a CDS encoding SdrD B-like domain-containing protein, giving the protein MRKNKILIAVLLYVAILAFVPTISAAGYPVPVQFFYVPIPEDQHLLALKTIESGGSGTDPGEPMQSYISISAIADNTIIYYDQYENGFESDVGNPINIYTSANTGGTQIWGDGNTSNGVPPGVPSDIIKAGTVIVLNNPVTTTDSSTVIKYGGRDKIASTKTISVVRAGWSTGPNTLMADANEVFDTDSWGTDFRVPVGEDIPDTTDYQMFEYTGMTIMAGHGGATVNIDADNSGSYETTKSLTEGESYLVNGGVKVGAHISSDNPVQIDLITGDKASNYESRFFRLLPTNLWSSSSYTPVSTPATVGSLTCGTTVWIYNPSSSALTVQYERRTASGLTTSSLSVPANGYLKQVLTDGYGAHFYTTGNKFYALSTTDSTSSTFSNNQAWDWGFTLVPENSLTSQLLIGLGIGRDPTSGTNPNENGNPVWVTPIGNGDNAVTIYVDYDADPTTGSLTDPNGNKYDKSYSLLECERAKVYKPSGDQTGMLLYTLDGTKLAGAWGQDPSAASAAAPGLDLGTGVPPTPLFDAGKTATLSEDRDNDGYVSPGDVILYTIVINNIARLPVSDILLQDSLPVDVSYVADSITLYKSFTGTTTPITDSGSTAFPLDEGGIVLDSNTALPVRQSYTVTFKVTIKNFVNLTPGVAQIVNTGYASSDGVKTPFETRTPLYGSIGDFVWADIDGDGIQDVYELGVTNVTVNLLDGSGNPVFDVYGNTMTTLTNATGFYKFVGLLPGNYSVQFIKPIGYNFSLQDQGTNDTLDSDADPATGRTNAITLSAGETNNMMDAGLFNSIPKIDLEKYTNGEDADNAPGPYVGIGSTVTWTYNVTNTGNVNLTSVVVSDNMGVIPTYVSGDNGNSILEVGESWIYNATGVATAGQYANIGNVTADYKGTPVTDEDPSHYFGSSTAIDIEKYTNGEDADNAPGPYVGIGSTVTWTYNVTNTGNVNLTSVVVSDNMGVIPTYVSGDNGNSILEVGESWIYNATGVATAGQYANIGNVTADYKGTPVTDEDPSHYFGSSTAIDIEKYTNGEDADNAPGPYVGIGSTVTWTYNVTNTGNVNLTSVVVSDNMGVIPTLCPVVHNGNSILDQLVDFMDIQCNRSSNCEVMLTWIFIGYKEYPCNLQ